In the Rhizobium sp. CB3090 genome, one interval contains:
- a CDS encoding alpha/beta hydrolase, with the protein MADAGRWGKALFQAIAVIAALSLTACGGRPIGVMQPVAENVPGTSNVDLLVATTRLPDKDPAVLFSGERGPGLKVDAVSVSIPPEANRKVGQVQWPSRLPGDPMKNFVTTSVRPLIEVADIQAWLRTHLSKNKRVLIFVHGFNNRYEDSVYRFAQIVHDSHADVTPVVFTWPSRASIFDYAYDKESANYSRDALEEMLRRAASNPSVGDITVMAHSMGTWLAVEALRQMAIRDGRVAPKIKNVILASPDLDVDVFGQQFAALGKDKPHFTLFVSRDDRALSLSRRISGNVDRLGQIDPSAEPYRSELEKQGITVLDLTKLKTGDRLNHGKFAESPEVVKLIGDRLIEGQTITDSDVGIGDAVGAVAIGAAQTVGSAASVAVSAPIAIFDPRTRQNYGEQVRRLGVSASNTVGSVGDSVQTTGSNVGAAIGQ; encoded by the coding sequence ATGGCAGATGCTGGCCGATGGGGGAAGGCCCTCTTCCAGGCTATCGCCGTTATCGCGGCGCTGTCGCTGACCGCCTGTGGCGGCCGTCCGATCGGCGTCATGCAGCCCGTCGCCGAAAATGTTCCTGGTACCTCCAACGTCGATCTGCTCGTCGCCACCACCCGCCTGCCGGATAAAGATCCGGCCGTTCTGTTCTCGGGAGAGCGCGGCCCCGGTTTGAAGGTGGATGCCGTTAGCGTCTCGATCCCACCGGAGGCCAATCGCAAGGTCGGCCAAGTGCAGTGGCCGAGCCGGCTGCCCGGCGATCCCATGAAGAATTTCGTCACCACCTCCGTCCGCCCGCTGATCGAAGTGGCCGACATTCAGGCCTGGCTGCGCACGCATCTGTCGAAGAACAAGCGCGTGCTGATTTTCGTGCACGGCTTCAACAATCGCTATGAGGATTCAGTCTATCGCTTCGCGCAGATCGTCCATGATTCCCATGCCGATGTTACGCCGGTCGTTTTCACCTGGCCGTCGCGCGCCAGCATCTTCGACTATGCCTATGACAAGGAAAGCGCCAACTATTCCCGTGATGCGCTGGAGGAAATGCTGCGCCGCGCCGCCTCCAATCCTTCCGTTGGCGATATCACCGTCATGGCTCACTCCATGGGCACCTGGCTCGCCGTCGAGGCCTTGAGGCAGATGGCAATCCGCGACGGCCGTGTTGCACCGAAGATCAAGAACGTCATCCTTGCGTCTCCCGATCTCGACGTCGATGTCTTCGGCCAGCAATTTGCAGCGCTCGGCAAGGACAAGCCGCATTTCACCCTGTTCGTCTCGCGAGACGACCGGGCGCTATCGCTGTCGCGCCGCATCTCCGGCAATGTCGACCGCCTTGGCCAGATCGATCCGAGCGCCGAGCCCTATCGCAGCGAGCTGGAAAAGCAGGGCATCACCGTGCTCGATCTGACCAAGCTCAAGACCGGCGACCGGCTGAACCACGGCAAATTCGCCGAGAGCCCGGAAGTGGTCAAGCTGATTGGCGACCGGCTGATCGAGGGACAGACCATCACCGATTCCGATGTCGGTATCGGTGACGCCGTCGGTGCGGTCGCCATTGGCGCGGCCCAGACGGTCGGCAGTGCAGCCAGTGTCGCCGTCAGTGCGCCGATCGCTATCTTCGATCCGCGCACCCGCCAGAACTATGGCGAGCAGGTCCGTCGCCTCGGCGTATCCGCCAGCAATACCGTCGGTTCCGTTGGCGACAGCGTCCAGACGACAGGCAGCAACGTCGGCGCGGCCATCGGTCAATAA
- a CDS encoding FAD-dependent oxidoreductase, which yields MNENKRTVIVVGAGIVGVAIAFELQRRGRQVTLVDKGEPGKGASFGNMASIALDFAASSGPSTWRKIPGWLLDPEGPVWLRPSYAPKMLPWFLRFLAAGRPSRLREIEDAGMGLSRHALGDFRSMLDAIGAPDLMTKEGCLAIYETETEFTGDRSHIELMRRYGFEHKVLSGAEIRDYEPALSPKIAKAVLLPDNKSIRDPYQLVLRLMDAAKALGATFTSGTVRTLERHANGDMAVLLEGGRRLEANDVVLAAGVRTRFIASALGEPIPLETERGYHTQIMKPGIAMRYSIIWPHRAFMVTPTAGGIRVGGNVELAGLDAPPDFRRPRILVRHAQRALPGLKVENAKDWMGHRPALPDTIPIISPSSRIPGVWYATGHGHLGLTFSATTARLMADMMTGATPEVDMSLFRINRY from the coding sequence ATGAACGAAAATAAGCGGACGGTCATCGTTGTCGGCGCCGGCATTGTTGGTGTGGCAATCGCCTTCGAATTGCAGCGGCGTGGCCGGCAGGTGACGCTCGTGGACAAAGGCGAGCCGGGTAAGGGCGCCTCCTTCGGCAATATGGCAAGCATCGCGCTCGATTTCGCCGCCAGTTCCGGCCCGTCCACCTGGCGCAAGATTCCCGGCTGGCTGCTGGACCCGGAAGGTCCGGTTTGGCTGAGACCCTCCTATGCGCCGAAAATGCTGCCCTGGTTCCTGCGCTTCCTCGCCGCCGGCCGGCCCTCCCGATTGAGGGAGATCGAAGATGCCGGAATGGGCCTGTCCCGCCACGCACTCGGCGATTTCAGATCGATGCTCGACGCCATCGGTGCGCCGGATCTGATGACGAAAGAGGGCTGTCTTGCCATCTACGAGACTGAGACGGAGTTTACCGGCGATCGCAGCCATATCGAGTTGATGCGGCGCTATGGCTTCGAGCATAAGGTTCTTTCCGGAGCGGAAATCCGCGACTACGAGCCGGCGTTGTCCCCGAAAATTGCGAAGGCGGTGCTGCTGCCGGACAACAAGTCGATCCGCGACCCCTATCAACTCGTGCTCAGGCTGATGGACGCCGCCAAGGCTCTCGGCGCCACCTTCACCTCCGGCACGGTCCGAACCCTCGAGCGCCACGCAAACGGCGACATGGCCGTGCTTCTCGAAGGCGGAAGGCGACTGGAGGCCAATGATGTCGTGCTCGCCGCCGGCGTCCGGACGCGCTTTATAGCCTCTGCGCTCGGGGAGCCGATTCCTCTCGAGACCGAGCGCGGTTATCACACGCAGATCATGAAACCCGGCATCGCCATGCGCTATTCGATCATCTGGCCGCATCGCGCCTTCATGGTGACCCCGACGGCCGGCGGCATTCGCGTTGGTGGGAATGTCGAATTGGCAGGCCTCGATGCGCCCCCGGATTTTCGTCGCCCGCGCATCCTCGTCCGTCACGCTCAGCGGGCGCTGCCCGGCCTGAAGGTGGAGAACGCCAAGGACTGGATGGGCCATCGCCCGGCGCTGCCCGACACGATCCCGATCATCTCGCCCTCTTCACGCATTCCCGGCGTCTGGTACGCCACCGGCCATGGCCATCTGGGGCTGACGTTTTCGGCGACGACAGCAAGGTTGATGGCGGATATGATGACCGGTGCCACGCCCGAGGTCGATATGAGCCTGTTCCGCATCAATCGCTACTAG
- a CDS encoding 4-hydroxyproline epimerase, which translates to MRWKRTIQLLDVHCEGEIGKVAIGGVPKIPGNTIAEQLQWLNTDPKGQELRRLLVLEPRGAPIGSVNLLLPAKHPEADAGFVVLQPDQAHASSGSNSICVTTALLECGIVEMKEPETVVTLDTAAGLVRATATCRDGRCEKVRLTMVPSFVHELDVQIDTPHWGKIKLDLCYGGIFYALVDVGQINLTIEKGNAASLVQAGMILKELINRAIPVVHPEIPAISGVAYVMFRDIDPDGAIRTCTTMWPGRADRSPCGTGNSANLATLHARGKAKVGDVFKSRSIIGSEFEVGLQAVTEVAGKPAIIPTITGRGFTFGLSQVALDPFDPMAEGFAMTDVWGPSAGDI; encoded by the coding sequence ATGAGATGGAAGCGCACGATTCAGTTGCTGGATGTCCATTGCGAAGGCGAAATCGGCAAGGTCGCGATCGGCGGCGTGCCGAAAATCCCCGGCAATACGATCGCCGAGCAACTGCAATGGCTGAACACCGATCCGAAGGGGCAGGAGCTGCGCCGCCTCCTGGTGCTTGAGCCGCGCGGTGCGCCGATCGGTTCCGTCAACCTGCTGCTGCCGGCCAAGCATCCCGAAGCCGATGCCGGCTTCGTTGTCCTGCAGCCGGATCAAGCGCATGCGAGCTCCGGCTCCAATTCCATTTGCGTGACGACGGCGCTGCTCGAATGCGGCATTGTCGAGATGAAGGAGCCGGAAACGGTCGTCACGCTCGACACGGCCGCCGGCCTCGTGCGGGCGACCGCCACCTGCCGCGACGGCCGTTGCGAGAAGGTCCGGCTCACCATGGTTCCGTCCTTCGTGCATGAACTGGATGTGCAGATCGACACGCCGCATTGGGGCAAGATCAAGCTCGATCTCTGCTATGGCGGCATATTCTACGCGCTGGTCGATGTCGGCCAGATCAATCTGACGATCGAAAAGGGCAACGCCGCATCGCTCGTGCAGGCCGGCATGATCCTGAAGGAGCTGATCAATCGTGCGATCCCCGTAGTGCATCCGGAAATTCCGGCGATCTCCGGTGTCGCCTATGTGATGTTCCGGGATATCGACCCCGACGGCGCGATCCGCACTTGCACGACCATGTGGCCCGGCCGCGCCGACCGCTCGCCCTGCGGCACTGGCAATTCCGCCAACCTCGCCACCCTGCATGCCCGCGGCAAGGCCAAGGTCGGCGATGTCTTCAAATCCCGCTCGATCATCGGCTCGGAATTCGAGGTCGGTTTGCAGGCGGTGACGGAAGTTGCCGGCAAACCGGCCATCATCCCCACCATCACCGGCCGCGGCTTCACCTTCGGCTTAAGCCAGGTAGCGCTCGATCCCTTCGATCCGATGGCGGAAGGTTTTGCCATGACGGACGTCTGGGGACCTTCGGCGGGGGATATTTGA
- a CDS encoding transcriptional regulator, translated as MMDLGALRTLQTEEEYEAALKAVRPYFENEPEADTPEAAHFDALVLFIEEYEAKHYPIPRASPVDVIKSVMMTNNYTRADLVEIIGSKARVADLLNGRREINLDQIKKISRAWHIPVGALVGDVAA; from the coding sequence ATGATGGATCTCGGTGCCCTGCGCACCTTGCAGACTGAAGAGGAATATGAAGCCGCGCTGAAGGCGGTGCGGCCATATTTCGAAAATGAACCCGAAGCCGATACGCCTGAAGCCGCACATTTCGATGCGCTCGTGCTGTTTATCGAGGAATACGAGGCAAAGCACTATCCAATCCCACGCGCCTCGCCGGTCGATGTGATCAAATCCGTAATGATGACAAACAACTACACCCGCGCGGATCTCGTCGAAATCATCGGCTCAAAGGCCAGGGTTGCCGACCTCCTGAACGGCCGCCGGGAAATCAACCTCGATCAGATCAAGAAGATTAGCCGTGCCTGGCATATTCCAGTGGGCGCGCTTGTGGGCGATGTGGCCGCGTGA
- a CDS encoding type II toxin-antitoxin system HigB family toxin, with the protein MADWHTTTSDADWNNFSELKATFNSADYVANGKIVFDVGGNKYRIVGLVGFRTKRVFILFVGTHAEYDAIDVAKL; encoded by the coding sequence ATGGCGGATTGGCATACGACGACATCGGATGCCGACTGGAACAATTTTTCCGAGTTGAAGGCGACATTCAATTCCGCCGACTATGTAGCGAATGGCAAGATCGTTTTCGATGTGGGCGGCAATAAGTATCGGATCGTTGGTCTTGTCGGATTTCGCACAAAGCGCGTGTTCATCCTGTTCGTGGGAACACACGCTGAATATGACGCTATAGATGTAGCAAAACTGTAA
- a CDS encoding RbsD/FucU family protein: MLKGIDPLLSPDLLATLRAMGHGDEIALVDGNYPGLEHARRLIRLDGHGVVRVLDAVLSVLPIDDFVPQAIFRATVKQNRDALDPVHAEMVDVCARHVPDIKVVPLLPTEFYERVKQAHALVQTSEPRLYGNIILRKGVIYPH; the protein is encoded by the coding sequence ATGCTGAAGGGCATTGACCCGCTGTTGAGCCCCGACCTCTTGGCGACGCTGCGCGCCATGGGACATGGCGATGAAATCGCCCTCGTCGACGGCAATTATCCGGGTCTCGAACATGCCCGCCGCCTCATCCGCCTCGATGGCCACGGCGTCGTCCGGGTGCTCGATGCGGTGCTCAGCGTATTACCGATCGACGACTTCGTGCCGCAGGCTATTTTCCGCGCCACGGTTAAGCAGAACCGCGATGCCCTCGATCCAGTGCATGCGGAAATGGTCGACGTTTGCGCGCGGCATGTCCCCGACATCAAGGTCGTGCCGCTGCTGCCGACGGAATTCTACGAGCGGGTGAAGCAAGCGCATGCGCTGGTGCAAACCAGCGAGCCGCGGCTTTACGGAAATATCATTCTGCGCAAAGGTGTGATCTATCCCCACTAA
- a CDS encoding ROK family transcriptional regulator, which translates to MSPLHDPADTPSSPMILDPSGGANQVRVRAHNERLVLSLVRRHGALSKAEIARRSGLSAQTVSVIMRALEKEGLLSRGEPVRGRVGQPSIPMRLNPDAVLSFGVKIGRRSADLVLMDFVGRIRMQLHQIYPYPLPQDIMSFVTSGIQELEARLSSEERRRLAGVGIAAPFELWNWAEEVGAPDGAMEAWRGFDLQAEVAARVPYLVYLQNDATSACGAELVFGVGPRYPDFVYLFIGSFLGGGIVLNSSIFVGRTGTAGALGPLPVRGRNGETRQLLDIASIFVLENLLRDRGFDPRPLWYSADNWIDFGEPLETWIQDTAKALAQAIVAAASIIDFSAAIIDGGFPDWVRERVVRATIKAASDLDLQGVVLPEIIEGAVGPQARAIGGASLPIFARYLIDQNILFKEIDHAEGH; encoded by the coding sequence ATGTCTCCCTTACACGACCCGGCAGATACGCCATCATCACCCATGATTCTCGACCCCAGCGGCGGTGCGAATCAGGTGCGCGTGCGCGCGCATAATGAACGGCTGGTTCTGTCGCTCGTGCGCCGTCACGGCGCGCTGTCGAAGGCAGAGATTGCAAGGCGCAGCGGGCTGTCGGCGCAGACGGTCTCCGTCATCATGCGTGCGCTGGAGAAAGAAGGGCTGCTGTCGCGTGGCGAGCCCGTGCGCGGGCGCGTGGGGCAGCCTTCCATTCCAATGCGGCTCAATCCGGATGCGGTGCTCTCCTTTGGCGTCAAGATCGGCCGGCGAAGCGCCGATCTGGTGCTGATGGATTTCGTGGGGCGCATTCGCATGCAGCTCCATCAAATCTATCCCTACCCGCTGCCGCAGGACATCATGTCCTTCGTCACATCCGGTATTCAGGAACTTGAAGCACGCCTGAGCAGCGAAGAGCGGCGGCGGCTTGCCGGGGTCGGAATCGCCGCCCCTTTCGAACTCTGGAACTGGGCGGAAGAAGTCGGCGCGCCCGATGGAGCGATGGAAGCCTGGCGCGGTTTTGATCTGCAGGCGGAGGTCGCCGCCCGCGTGCCCTACCTCGTCTATCTGCAGAACGACGCCACCAGTGCCTGCGGGGCCGAGCTCGTTTTCGGCGTCGGTCCGCGCTATCCGGACTTCGTCTATCTGTTCATCGGCTCCTTCCTCGGCGGCGGCATCGTCCTGAACTCCTCGATCTTCGTAGGGCGGACCGGCACAGCAGGCGCACTCGGCCCCCTGCCCGTGCGCGGACGCAATGGTGAAACCCGGCAGTTGCTCGACATCGCTTCGATCTTCGTGCTCGAAAACCTGCTGCGGGATCGTGGCTTCGACCCACGGCCGCTCTGGTATTCGGCAGACAACTGGATCGATTTCGGCGAGCCGTTGGAAACCTGGATCCAGGATACGGCCAAGGCGCTGGCGCAGGCGATCGTCGCCGCCGCCTCCATCATCGATTTCAGCGCCGCCATCATCGACGGCGGCTTTCCCGACTGGGTGCGCGAACGAGTCGTGCGCGCCACCATCAAAGCGGCCTCGGATCTCGACCTGCAAGGCGTCGTCCTGCCCGAGATCATCGAAGGTGCGGTAGGTCCGCAGGCCCGTGCCATCGGCGGCGCCAGCCTGCCGATCTTCGCGCGCTACCTCATCGACCAAAACATACTTTTCAAGGAGATAGACCATGCTGAAGGGCATTGA
- a CDS encoding sugar ABC transporter substrate-binding protein, which yields MKKSVVSAALAALAIGVVFAAPANAANVSACLITKTDTNPFFVKMKEGATAKAKELGVTLKSYAGKIDGDSESQVAAVESCIAEGAKGILIAASDTKGIVPTIKKARDAGLLVIALDTPLDPADAADATFATDNLLAGKLIGEWANKTLGDKAKTAKIGFLDLTPSQPTVDVLRDQGFMIGFGIDPKDPNKIGDETDPRIVGHDVTNGNEEGGRKAMENLLQKDSSINVIHTINEPAAIGAYQALKAVGLEKQVLIVSVDGGCPGVKSVKDGVIGATSQQYPLMMAALGVEAIKKFADTGEKPKPTEGKSFFDTGVSLVTDKPVSGLKSIDTKEGTAKCWG from the coding sequence ATGAAGAAATCTGTTGTTTCCGCAGCACTCGCCGCTCTGGCGATCGGTGTCGTCTTTGCCGCGCCGGCCAATGCTGCCAACGTTTCCGCCTGCCTGATCACCAAAACGGACACGAACCCCTTCTTCGTCAAGATGAAGGAAGGTGCTACCGCAAAGGCCAAGGAACTCGGTGTGACGCTGAAGTCCTATGCCGGCAAGATCGACGGCGACAGCGAAAGCCAGGTGGCTGCGGTCGAAAGCTGCATCGCCGAAGGCGCCAAGGGCATTCTGATCGCCGCTTCTGATACCAAGGGCATCGTTCCGACGATCAAGAAGGCGCGTGACGCGGGCCTCCTGGTCATCGCGCTCGACACGCCGCTGGATCCGGCTGATGCCGCCGATGCGACGTTCGCCACCGACAATCTTCTCGCCGGCAAGCTGATCGGGGAGTGGGCCAACAAGACGCTTGGCGACAAGGCCAAGACTGCCAAAATCGGCTTCCTCGATCTGACGCCGTCGCAGCCGACCGTCGACGTCCTGCGTGACCAGGGCTTCATGATTGGCTTCGGCATCGACCCGAAGGATCCGAACAAGATCGGCGACGAGACCGATCCGCGCATCGTCGGTCATGACGTCACCAACGGTAACGAGGAAGGTGGCCGCAAGGCCATGGAAAACCTTCTGCAGAAGGACTCCAGCATCAACGTCATCCACACGATCAACGAGCCGGCTGCTATCGGTGCCTATCAGGCGTTGAAGGCTGTCGGGCTGGAAAAGCAGGTCCTGATCGTCTCGGTTGACGGCGGTTGCCCCGGCGTCAAGTCGGTCAAGGACGGCGTGATCGGCGCGACCTCGCAGCAATATCCGTTGATGATGGCTGCGCTCGGCGTCGAGGCGATCAAGAAGTTCGCCGACACCGGTGAAAAGCCGAAGCCGACCGAAGGCAAGTCCTTCTTCGACACCGGTGTTTCGCTGGTGACGGACAAGCCGGTTTCCGGCCTGAAGTCGATCGATACCAAGGAAGGCACGGCGAAGTGCTGGGGTTGA
- a CDS encoding ABC transporter permease encodes MTGAQEFERVLDGSDKNVASFEHQDVTLLKRTQHFLHSTPAAVPLIVLVVAIIIFGIAIGGRFFSAYTLTLVLQQIAIVGILGAAQTLVILTAGIDLSIGVIMVISAVIMGNCAITYGMPTPIAVLAGMVAGGAFGLLNGFLVANMKLPPFIVTLGTWNIVMATNFIYSANETIRDTDVDEQAPLLHFFAISFRLGGAVLTLGVIAMVLLVVGLWYVLNHTAWGRHVYAVGDDPEAAKLSGIQTKKVLLAVYGVSGLIAAFAAWVSIGRNGSISPSSAVTDFNLQAITATVIGGISLFGGRGSILGTLFGAMIVGVVSMGLNMLGADPQWKVLLTGVLIIGAVAIDQWIRKVSA; translated from the coding sequence ATGACCGGAGCACAGGAATTCGAGCGTGTTCTCGATGGCAGCGACAAGAACGTCGCCTCGTTCGAACACCAGGATGTCACTCTTCTCAAACGCACACAGCATTTCTTGCATTCGACTCCGGCCGCGGTGCCGTTGATCGTCTTGGTGGTGGCAATCATCATCTTCGGCATTGCCATTGGCGGCCGTTTCTTTTCCGCCTATACGCTGACCCTCGTTCTGCAGCAGATCGCCATCGTCGGCATTCTCGGTGCGGCGCAGACGCTGGTCATTCTGACCGCCGGCATCGATCTTTCGATCGGCGTGATCATGGTCATTTCCGCCGTCATCATGGGCAATTGCGCCATAACCTACGGCATGCCGACGCCCATCGCCGTTCTTGCCGGAATGGTCGCGGGCGGCGCCTTCGGATTGCTCAATGGTTTCCTCGTCGCCAACATGAAGCTGCCGCCGTTCATCGTGACGCTCGGCACCTGGAACATCGTCATGGCGACGAATTTCATCTATTCCGCCAACGAGACCATTCGCGATACCGATGTCGACGAACAAGCGCCGCTCTTGCACTTCTTCGCGATCAGCTTCCGGCTTGGCGGAGCAGTGCTGACGCTCGGCGTCATCGCCATGGTGCTGCTGGTGGTCGGCCTTTGGTACGTTCTCAACCACACGGCTTGGGGCCGGCATGTCTATGCTGTCGGCGATGATCCGGAAGCGGCGAAATTGTCTGGTATCCAGACCAAAAAGGTGCTGCTCGCCGTGTACGGTGTTTCGGGTCTGATCGCGGCCTTTGCCGCATGGGTCTCGATCGGCCGCAACGGGTCGATCTCGCCATCCTCGGCCGTGACGGATTTCAATCTTCAGGCGATCACCGCGACCGTGATCGGCGGTATCTCGCTCTTTGGTGGCCGCGGCTCGATCCTCGGCACGCTGTTCGGCGCAATGATCGTCGGCGTGGTGTCCATGGGCCTCAACATGCTCGGAGCCGACCCGCAGTGGAAGGTTCTTCTGACAGGCGTGCTGATCATCGGCGCCGTCGCGATCGATCAATGGATCAGAAAGGTGTCGGCATGA
- a CDS encoding ATP-binding cassette domain-containing protein: protein MDQKGVGMTTTGEPLLTARGLVKRYGRVTALDNADFDLYPGEILAVIGDNGAGKSSLIKAISGATTPDEGEIKLEGKPVHFRSPMEAREAGIETVYQNLALSPALSIADNMFLGREIRKPGILGSLFRMLDRPAMEKRARDKLSELGLMTIQNINQAVETLSGGQRQGVAVARAAAFGSKVVIMDEPTAALGVKESRKVLELILDVRARGLPIVLISHNMPHVFEVADRIHIHRLGRRLTVINPKEYSMSDAVAFMTGAKTPPAETVAA from the coding sequence ATGGATCAGAAAGGTGTCGGCATGACCACGACTGGCGAACCCCTTCTCACAGCCCGCGGCCTCGTCAAGCGTTACGGACGTGTGACCGCCCTCGACAACGCCGATTTCGACCTCTATCCCGGCGAAATCCTCGCCGTCATCGGCGACAACGGCGCCGGAAAATCCTCGCTGATCAAGGCGATTTCCGGCGCGACCACGCCCGACGAAGGCGAGATCAAGCTGGAGGGGAAACCCGTCCACTTCCGATCGCCGATGGAAGCGCGCGAGGCTGGCATTGAGACGGTCTATCAGAACCTGGCATTGTCGCCGGCGCTCTCGATCGCTGACAATATGTTCCTTGGCCGCGAGATCCGGAAGCCCGGTATCCTCGGCTCCTTGTTCCGCATGCTGGATCGGCCGGCGATGGAAAAGCGCGCCCGCGACAAACTCAGCGAACTCGGCCTGATGACGATCCAGAACATCAACCAGGCGGTGGAAACGCTCTCGGGCGGTCAGCGCCAGGGCGTGGCGGTGGCACGTGCCGCCGCCTTCGGTTCCAAGGTCGTCATCATGGACGAGCCGACGGCCGCCCTTGGCGTCAAGGAAAGCCGTAAGGTGCTGGAGCTTATCCTGGACGTCCGCGCCCGCGGCTTGCCGATCGTGTTGATCTCGCACAACATGCCGCATGTCTTCGAGGTGGCGGATCGCATCCATATCCATCGCCTCGGGCGTCGTCTGACCGTGATCAACCCCAAGGAATATTCGATGTCGGATGCCGTTGCCTTCATGACCGGCGCCAAGACGCCGCCGGCGGAGACAGTCGCTGCATGA
- a CDS encoding nucleoside triphosphate hydrolase, with amino-acid sequence MSSVLDGIADEIIGRAGGAKRFLVAIAGPPGAGKSTLADNMAKALIAKGESAEVLPMDGFHMDNAVLIEKGLLKRKGVPESFDVRAFLDIVKAVRAADQEVLVPVFDRSREIAIASARIVSPDHRFIIIEGNYLLFNQGKWAELEGMFDYSIMLAPPIEILEERLWERWRGYDLDEDAASAKVYGNDLPNGRLILDNRRPADFTIDIVQG; translated from the coding sequence ATGAGTTCGGTGCTGGACGGAATCGCCGACGAGATCATCGGGCGCGCCGGTGGCGCAAAACGGTTTCTTGTCGCGATTGCCGGCCCGCCCGGCGCCGGCAAATCGACGCTGGCGGACAATATGGCCAAGGCGCTCATAGCCAAGGGCGAGAGCGCCGAGGTCCTGCCGATGGACGGCTTCCATATGGACAATGCCGTCCTGATCGAAAAGGGTCTGCTGAAGCGCAAGGGGGTTCCCGAAAGCTTCGATGTCCGTGCCTTTCTCGATATCGTCAAGGCGGTGCGCGCGGCCGATCAGGAGGTGCTGGTGCCGGTCTTCGACCGCTCGCGCGAGATCGCCATCGCGTCGGCCCGCATCGTCTCCCCCGATCACCGTTTCATCATCATCGAGGGCAACTACCTGCTCTTCAATCAGGGCAAGTGGGCGGAGCTGGAAGGCATGTTCGACTATTCGATCATGCTGGCGCCGCCGATCGAGATCTTGGAAGAGCGGCTCTGGGAGCGTTGGCGGGGCTATGACCTCGACGAGGACGCGGCCAGCGCCAAGGTCTATGGCAACGACCTGCCGAACGGCCGATTGATCCTCGACAACCGCCGCCCGGCCGATTTCACCATCGATATCGTGCAGGGCTGA
- the pyrC gene encoding dihydroorotase, with the protein MQKLTIRRPDDWHLHLRDGAVLAGVIGDTSRHFARAIIMPNLVPPVVTTADAAAYRERILKALPAGDRFQPLMTLYLTEHTDPDDVEEGKKSGLITAVKLYPAGATTNSHGGVRNMDRAMPVLERMAKIGLPLCVHGEVTAPDVDIFDREAVFIETVLDPLRQRLPELKVTMEHVTTSDGIDYIKSAKANLAGSITTHHLIINRNAILVGGIRPHYYCLPVAKRESHRLALRAAATSGDARFFLGTDSAPHVDPLKECACGCAGIYTSVNTMSCLAHVFEQEGALDKLEAFASLNGPAWYGLAANEDRITLIRRAESVAFPDKIETGAGPITVFDPMFPLHWDVESNH; encoded by the coding sequence ATGCAAAAGCTCACTATCCGCCGCCCTGACGATTGGCATCTGCATCTGCGTGACGGTGCTGTGTTGGCAGGCGTGATCGGCGACACCTCCAGGCATTTCGCCCGTGCCATCATCATGCCGAACCTGGTTCCGCCGGTCGTCACCACTGCGGATGCGGCCGCTTATCGGGAGCGCATTCTGAAGGCATTGCCGGCAGGTGATCGCTTCCAGCCGCTGATGACGCTTTATCTCACCGAGCACACCGATCCCGACGATGTCGAGGAGGGAAAAAAAAGCGGCCTCATCACCGCCGTCAAACTCTATCCGGCTGGTGCGACGACCAATTCCCATGGTGGTGTGCGGAATATGGATAGGGCGATGCCGGTGCTGGAACGCATGGCCAAGATCGGCCTACCGCTCTGCGTGCATGGCGAGGTGACGGCGCCGGATGTGGATATTTTCGACCGCGAGGCCGTCTTCATCGAAACCGTGCTTGATCCGCTGCGTCAGCGCCTGCCGGAACTGAAAGTCACCATGGAGCATGTGACGACATCGGATGGCATCGACTACATCAAGTCGGCGAAGGCCAATCTCGCCGGCTCGATCACCACGCATCACCTGATCATCAACCGCAACGCCATCCTCGTCGGCGGCATCCGGCCGCATTATTACTGCCTGCCGGTCGCCAAGCGCGAAAGCCACCGCCTGGCGCTCCGCGCGGCCGCCACGAGCGGCGACGCCAGGTTCTTCCTCGGCACCGATTCCGCCCCGCATGTCGATCCGCTGAAGGAATGCGCCTGCGGCTGCGCCGGTATCTATACATCAGTCAACACCATGAGCTGCCTGGCGCATGTTTTCGAACAGGAAGGCGCACTCGACAAACTCGAGGCCTTCGCTTCGCTGAACGGCCCCGCCTGGTATGGGCTTGCGGCGAATGAGGATCGCATCACGCTGATCCGCCGCGCGGAATCGGTGGCCTTTCCCGACAAGATCGAAACCGGGGCTGGCCCTATTACCGTGTTCGATCCGATGTTCCCCTTGCACTGGGATGTCGAGAGCAATCACTAA